The segment CGGGACGCCCGTGCCACCCGCCCCGATCGTGTTTCCGTGCAACGTGCGCGGGTGCGGTGCAGTCCGCATGCATCGCGCACGGTCGGAGCGACGAGGCCAAACCGACTAAGCTGTTACGATGAACCACTTAGTTTCGGCGCGGAAGCGTGGCATGGATTAGGCAAAGGCATCGGCCCGGCCTACACCCGAACTCTCAACCGGTCTCCCCATGAAATTCGCGAACGAAAAAAATATCAGCGTGCTCAACAATCTCATCGAGACGTGCAAGGACGGCGCGCAAGGTTACGCCCGGGCCGCCCACGAGGCCAAGGATCCCGAACTCGCGCGCGTGTTCTCGGACTACGCCACCCAGCGCCATCAATATATCGCCGAGCTGCAGCAGAGCGTGCGCGCAGTCGGCGGCGATCCCGAAAAGCATAGTTCGATCGCCGGCTCGCTGCACCGCGGCTGGATCAATTTGAAATCCGCTCTCTCCTCCAACGAGCCTCATGCCGTGCTGGCGGAATGCGAACGCGGCGAAGACGCCGCCGTGCAAAACTACCGCACGGCGCTCACCGAGGCCGAACTCGACCT is part of the Opitutus terrae PB90-1 genome and harbors:
- a CDS encoding PA2169 family four-helix-bundle protein, whose translation is MKFANEKNISVLNNLIETCKDGAQGYARAAHEAKDPELARVFSDYATQRHQYIAELQQSVRAVGGDPEKHSSIAGSLHRGWINLKSALSSNEPHAVLAECERGEDAAVQNYRTALTEAELDLTTRALIQRQAAGVKEAHDRIKQLRDSVTYAQK